The segment GTATGCGCATCGTAGTGCTTGTACCCTGCTGCCTTCAATTTCTCACAGGCGTGCATCAGGTCGCCGGGGGTCAGGAAGTAGCCCATCAGCCCATAAGCCTTCTGATCCTCGTCCTCGTGCTCGTCTTTTTGATGAGGCTTACCCATTGCCCTTCTCCTCATCCTTGTCCGCGCTTGCGGTCTCTTCGTCCGAAGAATCGTCGCCTTCGGAATCATCGGAATCCGAAGCGCTTTCGGATGCTTCTTCCGACGTTTCCTCGGCATGATCGTCATGTCCGTGGTCGCCATGCCCTGCATGCGGATCGGCCTGCGGCATCACGCCCTTGACCTCGCTAATCGCCACGGCCGGCAAGAAGCGCAGGAACAAGAGGAAGAACGTGAAGAACAAACCGAACGAACCAAGGAACGTCGAGATGTCGAACATGCTCGGCCGGAAGTACGTCCAGCTCGACGGGATGTAGTCACGATGCAAGCTCGTCACGATGATGACGAAGCGCTCGAACCACATACCGATGTTCACGAAGATCGAGATCACGAACATCGCCGGGATGCTGGTCCGGATCCGCTTGAACCAGAAGAGCTGCGGCGAGAACACGTTGCAGCTCCACATCGTCCAGTATGCCCATTTGTAGGGACCGAACGCGCGGTTGCGGAATGCGAAACTCTCGTATTCATTCCCGCCGTACCACGCAATGAAGTACTCCATTGCGTAGGCGTAACCGACCATCGTGCCGGTCACGAGAATGATCTTGTTCATGTTTTCGAGGTGCCGGATCGTGATGAGCCCCTCGAGACCGAATGCTTTGCGAGCCATGACCATGAGGGTCACGACCATCGCGAACCCGCTGAAGATGGCGCCTGCGACGAAGTACGGAGGGAAGATCGTCGTGTGCCATCCGGGCATGATCGATACGGCGAAGTCGAACGACACGATCGTATGCACGGAGAGTACGAGCGGCGTCGAAAGACCGGCCAAAATCAGGTAGGCCCGTTCGTAGGTCAGCCAATTGCGATGGGATCCGCGCCAACCGAGGGCGAAGATGCCGAGCACGATCTGGCGCGTCTTCGTTTTTGCTCGATCACGCAACGTGGCGAGATCCGGCACGAGACCTACGTACCAGAAGAGGATCGACACCGTCGCGTAGGTCGAAATCGCGAACACGTCCCAGAGCAGCGGGCTCTTGAAGTTCGGCCACATGCTCATTTGATTCGGTATTGGGAAAAGCCAATACGCGAACCACACGCGACCGACGTGGAAGACGGGGTAAATCGCGGCCGCCATAACGGCGAAGATCGTCATGGCTTCGGCCGCGCGGTTGATGCTCGTACGCCACTTCTGCCTAAACAAGAAGAGAATGGCGCTGATGAGCGTTCCGGCGTGACCGATACCGATCCAGAAAACGAACCCCGTGATGTCCCAGGCCCAGAACACCGTATTGTTCAGGCCCCAGACGCCGATACCTTCAGCAA is part of the Polyangiaceae bacterium genome and harbors:
- the nrfD gene encoding polysulfide reductase NrfD; protein product: MNEDTPGKRAPLVLGHRDFHAVTETVAGIVEKKTTPSWVVLFSLAVSVLLVLLGSLGKLVAEGIGVWGLNNTVFWAWDITGFVFWIGIGHAGTLISAILFLFRQKWRTSINRAAEAMTIFAVMAAAIYPVFHVGRVWFAYWLFPIPNQMSMWPNFKSPLLWDVFAISTYATVSILFWYVGLVPDLATLRDRAKTKTRQIVLGIFALGWRGSHRNWLTYERAYLILAGLSTPLVLSVHTIVSFDFAVSIMPGWHTTIFPPYFVAGAIFSGFAMVVTLMVMARKAFGLEGLITIRHLENMNKIILVTGTMVGYAYAMEYFIAWYGGNEYESFAFRNRAFGPYKWAYWTMWSCNVFSPQLFWFKRIRTSIPAMFVISIFVNIGMWFERFVIIVTSLHRDYIPSSWTYFRPSMFDISTFLGSFGLFFTFFLLFLRFLPAVAISEVKGVMPQADPHAGHGDHGHDDHAEETSEEASESASDSDDSEGDDSSDEETASADKDEEKGNG